One region of Pseudomonas alvandae genomic DNA includes:
- a CDS encoding TonB-dependent receptor: protein MLFPSRLTLLAACCSVGFLAQAAEPIELGMTDVTADAIKTNSNTLPAPYAGGQVARGGQMGVLGNQDNMDVPFVMTSYTSQLIEDQQAEDVGDVLLNDPSVRQSYGFGNQSQVFVIRGLPLASDDISYNGLYGVLPRQILSTDAIERVEVFKGPNAFINGVSPTGSGLGGGVNLQPKRAEDVPTRRYTQDISTEGRIGEHLDIGQRFGEDNRFGARLNLSQREGETAIDNQDQRTKLFVAGLDYRGDDFRVSTDFGYQKQRINGLRNSVNIGSATRIPTAPNASHNYGQDWTYSETEDTFGMVRGDWDLNENWTAYLAGGVKHTRETGVYATPTLVGNNGVATIGGSEIPHNEDNTSFSGGLNGRFDTGPVSHQVAIGGSTIWTEQENAYTFYRPVTGNTNIYDTPKLPKPTAVSSTGGEMGDPGVTGKTRNRSLAISDTLGLLDDKLLVTYGVRRQQLRVENYRYDGTTSNGAANPVNDGSRSTLYDEAITTPVYGIVYKPVESVSLYANRIEGLAKGPVASGTGITNLGEAFPPGRTKQLEAGIKLDMQTFGANVGVFRIEKPSDGYVDNAQNLYVRDGEQVNKGLEISVFGEPIEGLRLMAGGTRMTSELKKTAGGLNDGNHAIGVPTFQLNASVDWDVPGIEGAALSARMLRTGGQYADQANNLSLPTWNRFDAGARYKMKFVEKDLTLRVNVENITDKNYWASANGGYLSQGDPRLVKFSGTVDF, encoded by the coding sequence ATGCTATTTCCATCTCGCCTTACCTTGCTTGCCGCGTGCTGCTCAGTCGGTTTTCTTGCCCAAGCGGCTGAACCTATCGAATTGGGCATGACCGACGTTACTGCCGATGCGATCAAAACCAATTCCAACACGCTACCGGCACCCTATGCGGGTGGTCAGGTGGCGAGGGGGGGCCAGATGGGTGTGCTGGGCAATCAGGACAACATGGATGTCCCGTTCGTGATGACCAGTTACACCTCCCAGTTGATTGAAGATCAACAAGCCGAAGACGTGGGTGATGTGCTGCTCAATGATCCGTCGGTGCGGCAATCCTATGGGTTTGGCAACCAATCCCAGGTGTTCGTGATTCGAGGCCTGCCGCTTGCCAGCGACGACATTTCGTACAACGGGCTGTACGGCGTTTTACCGCGACAAATTCTGTCGACGGATGCGATCGAGCGTGTCGAGGTGTTCAAAGGCCCCAACGCGTTTATCAACGGTGTCAGTCCGACGGGCTCGGGGCTTGGGGGCGGCGTCAACCTGCAGCCCAAACGCGCGGAGGATGTCCCGACGCGTCGCTATACCCAGGACATCAGCACCGAAGGCCGCATTGGCGAGCATTTGGATATCGGGCAGCGATTCGGCGAGGACAATCGTTTTGGCGCCAGGTTGAATCTGAGCCAGCGTGAAGGTGAAACAGCGATCGACAACCAGGATCAGCGCACAAAGTTGTTCGTTGCGGGCTTGGACTATCGAGGTGATGACTTCCGCGTTTCCACCGATTTCGGGTACCAGAAACAGCGTATCAACGGACTGCGTAACTCTGTGAACATCGGGAGTGCCACTCGCATTCCCACGGCTCCGAACGCGAGCCACAATTATGGACAGGACTGGACTTACTCCGAAACCGAAGACACTTTCGGCATGGTTCGTGGCGATTGGGACCTGAACGAAAACTGGACCGCCTACCTGGCTGGCGGTGTAAAGCACACCCGAGAAACCGGGGTCTACGCCACACCGACCCTGGTCGGCAATAACGGTGTCGCGACGATCGGTGGCTCGGAAATTCCTCACAATGAAGACAACACCTCATTCAGTGGCGGGTTGAACGGGCGCTTTGACACGGGCCCTGTTTCCCACCAGGTTGCGATCGGCGGCTCGACGATCTGGACCGAGCAGGAAAACGCCTACACCTTCTATCGTCCCGTTACCGGCAACACCAATATCTACGACACCCCCAAGCTTCCCAAGCCGACGGCGGTGTCCAGCACCGGCGGTGAAATGGGTGACCCCGGGGTGACCGGCAAAACCCGCAACCGTAGCCTGGCGATTTCCGATACGTTGGGCTTGTTGGATGACAAGTTGCTGGTCACTTATGGTGTCCGTCGTCAGCAATTGCGTGTCGAAAACTACCGGTACGACGGCACCACTTCAAACGGTGCAGCTAATCCAGTCAACGATGGCAGTCGTAGCACGCTCTACGATGAAGCCATCACCACGCCGGTCTACGGCATCGTCTACAAGCCCGTGGAGAGCGTGTCGCTCTACGCCAACAGAATCGAAGGCCTTGCCAAAGGACCGGTGGCGTCCGGTACAGGCATCACCAACCTGGGCGAAGCCTTTCCCCCTGGCCGTACAAAACAGTTGGAAGCGGGCATCAAGCTGGACATGCAGACCTTCGGTGCCAACGTGGGTGTTTTCCGTATCGAAAAACCGTCCGATGGTTACGTCGACAACGCGCAAAACCTCTACGTGCGCGATGGCGAACAGGTCAACAAGGGGCTGGAGATCAGCGTTTTCGGCGAGCCCATCGAAGGCCTCCGGTTAATGGCCGGCGGTACCCGCATGACATCCGAACTCAAGAAAACCGCTGGCGGCCTCAACGATGGCAACCACGCCATTGGCGTGCCAACGTTCCAGCTCAATGCCAGCGTGGATTGGGATGTGCCGGGTATCGAAGGTGCCGCGCTCAGCGCAAGGATGTTGCGCACGGGCGGGCAGTACGCGGATCAGGCGAACAACCTGAGCTTGCCGACCTGGAACCGTTTCGACGCAGGCGCACGTTACAAAATGAAATTCGTGGAGAAAGACCTGACGTTGCGCGTCAATGTGGAAAACATCACCGACAAGAACTACTGGGCCTCGGCAAACGGCGGCTACCTTTCGCAGGGTGATCCGCGGTTGGTGAAGTTCTCGGGGACTGTTGATTTCTGA
- a CDS encoding MerR family transcriptional regulator — protein sequence MRIGELEARSGASRHTLRYYEQIGLISPLRRTNNYRVYTAQTLQDLDFIQRAQSMGFSLGEIGQILDAQRNELIDCADGARLIEKKMAEIKLKIANLKSIYRYLDEERANLEASAARQLALQQMNNASN from the coding sequence ATGAGAATCGGCGAACTCGAGGCCCGCAGCGGCGCCAGCCGTCATACGCTGCGTTATTACGAGCAGATCGGCCTGATCTCACCGCTGCGTCGAACGAATAACTACCGCGTCTACACCGCGCAGACCCTGCAGGACCTGGACTTTATCCAGCGCGCGCAAAGCATGGGGTTTTCCCTGGGGGAAATAGGTCAGATCCTGGATGCGCAGCGCAACGAACTGATCGACTGTGCTGACGGTGCCAGGCTGATTGAAAAGAAAATGGCGGAAATCAAACTGAAGATCGCCAACTTGAAAAGCATCTATCGATACCTCGACGAAGAGCGCGCAAACCTCGAAGCCAGCGCGGCCAGGCAACTTGCGCTTCAGCAGATGAACAACGCTTCCAACTGA
- a CDS encoding SDR family oxidoreductase, with amino-acid sequence MGVECFVTGGTGFIGQHLVAYLSAKGHTVRVLMRRPERLAALREQVDNLGGSGARVFAVAGDLERDNLGLSHADREVLRHARVIFHLGAHFAWGLSVEHSRSVNVEGAKRVALLAAEQKSRLVMIGGYMLKNHEHLQRIGIDPRSPQLTNWPAVYRHVGGYEGSKLEAHFATLEVMSTLGGEITVVHPATVCGHSRTGHIVDGQPLVELIRNLVQGKLTAVPGTAEHWLPLVTVDYLVELVAVCAFDPAMAGQELLALDDQSPNLRALLAEVAKPLGIRSPKHHISLRLLKWLLSIPPVARFLNSKPEALDFIQTTRFDTAALEQFANRHGITKPDIRQALQHTATFVNSCCLAQDKAR; translated from the coding sequence ATGGGCGTGGAGTGCTTTGTCACGGGGGGTACCGGCTTCATCGGCCAACATCTGGTGGCGTACCTGAGTGCAAAGGGACACACCGTTCGGGTGTTGATGCGTCGCCCGGAGCGACTGGCTGCGCTGCGTGAGCAGGTCGACAATTTGGGAGGGAGCGGGGCCCGGGTGTTTGCCGTGGCGGGCGATCTGGAGCGGGACAACCTCGGGCTGAGTCATGCTGACCGAGAAGTGCTGAGGCATGCCCGCGTCATATTTCACCTGGGTGCTCACTTCGCTTGGGGGCTTTCAGTGGAGCACTCTCGCTCGGTGAACGTTGAAGGGGCAAAGCGCGTGGCGCTGCTGGCGGCCGAGCAAAAAAGCCGGTTGGTGATGATCGGCGGCTACATGCTGAAAAATCATGAACATCTGCAGCGCATCGGGATCGATCCTCGCTCTCCGCAGCTGACGAATTGGCCTGCCGTCTACCGGCATGTCGGGGGTTACGAGGGGAGCAAGCTGGAGGCGCATTTTGCGACCCTGGAGGTCATGTCCACCCTGGGCGGGGAGATCACCGTTGTCCACCCCGCGACGGTGTGTGGCCACAGCCGCACGGGGCATATCGTTGATGGTCAGCCGCTGGTGGAGCTGATACGCAACCTTGTGCAGGGAAAGCTGACCGCAGTGCCCGGCACCGCCGAGCATTGGCTACCCCTGGTCACCGTGGATTACCTGGTCGAACTGGTGGCGGTTTGTGCGTTTGACCCGGCCATGGCGGGGCAGGAACTGTTGGCGCTTGATGATCAGAGTCCCAACTTGCGAGCACTCCTGGCAGAGGTCGCAAAACCCCTTGGCATAAGGTCGCCCAAGCATCACATTTCGCTGCGATTGCTGAAGTGGCTACTGAGTATTCCTCCCGTCGCGCGTTTTTTGAACAGCAAGCCCGAAGCCTTGGACTTTATCCAGACCACTCGTTTTGATACAGCGGCGCTCGAGCAGTTTGCCAACAGGCATGGAATAACCAAGCCGGATATACGCCAGGCTTTGCAGCACACTGCAACGTTCGTCAATTCCTGTTGCCTGGCGCAGGACAAGGCCCGCTGA
- a CDS encoding DMT family transporter yields the protein MQSTFSKGVMFALSAAALNATIGVLSKVLMSNGFTASSVAVIKTVLGCVLLSVLLFFLRRPAASIKWTHAAICAFLGIFVLFHFETSAYRHYAAAGVVVMLMASASISSIILGRIFLKDAITANATVGAGLAIAGIAVIFGGDLQQGFTLQGAALAAMAGCGYGAFSVAMKRMGVSGGLHFTRQLLFFGSLYLLMPAAADGFAIGELTPLAIIALLALAALPTILGFFCTTKAIEYLKPSQVQALELTEPLFAALLAFVALNEVPRDSLYAGAALIIVGLCFSNEVIRLGGKASVPSAE from the coding sequence ATGCAATCCACCTTCAGCAAAGGCGTCATGTTTGCACTCTCCGCTGCGGCACTGAACGCAACGATCGGTGTGCTCAGCAAAGTCCTCATGAGTAATGGTTTCACCGCCAGCAGTGTCGCTGTCATCAAGACCGTATTGGGTTGTGTGCTGCTCTCGGTCCTGCTGTTTTTCCTCAGACGCCCGGCGGCATCGATCAAATGGACGCATGCAGCCATCTGCGCATTCCTTGGCATCTTTGTGCTGTTCCATTTCGAAACGTCCGCCTACCGACACTACGCTGCAGCCGGTGTGGTGGTGATGCTGATGGCCAGTGCCTCGATTTCCTCGATCATTCTGGGGCGCATTTTCCTCAAGGACGCCATCACCGCGAACGCTACCGTCGGCGCCGGGCTGGCTATCGCCGGGATCGCGGTGATCTTCGGCGGCGACCTGCAGCAGGGCTTTACCCTGCAAGGTGCAGCGCTCGCCGCCATGGCCGGTTGCGGCTATGGGGCCTTTTCGGTTGCCATGAAGCGCATGGGCGTGTCGGGGGGGCTGCACTTCACTCGGCAATTGTTGTTCTTTGGCAGCCTTTACCTGCTGATGCCGGCGGCGGCCGATGGTTTCGCGATCGGCGAGCTGACGCCGCTGGCGATCATCGCACTGCTGGCGCTGGCCGCGCTGCCCACCATCCTGGGCTTCTTCTGCACCACCAAGGCCATCGAGTACCTCAAGCCATCCCAAGTGCAGGCGCTGGAGCTGACCGAACCCCTGTTCGCCGCGCTGCTGGCGTTTGTGGCGCTCAATGAAGTACCGCGCGACAGCCTGTATGCGGGAGCGGCATTGATCATCGTTGGCCTGTGTTTCTCCAATGAGGTCATCCGCTTGGGTGGCAAGGCGTCCGTCCCTTCGGCCGAGTGA
- a CDS encoding SCO family protein — protein MTRTQKTVFILAAVIALILGLTINKVLSSKGQGDPTALIDAGIILLPQSRNLPDVKMTDQDGQPVAMDGLKDKWSLLFFGYTFCPDICPTTLAQLRQIKSELPPEAVAKLQIVLVSVDPNRDTPKQLKQYLGYFDPQFKGLTAASVEDLQKLANAVSIPFIPADTSKPNYTVDHSGNLAVIGPDGTQRGFIRAPLNNQKLVAQLPEMLKRK, from the coding sequence ATGACTCGAACCCAGAAAACCGTCTTCATCCTCGCGGCCGTGATCGCACTGATCCTCGGCCTGACCATCAACAAGGTGCTCTCCAGCAAAGGCCAGGGTGACCCGACGGCGTTGATCGACGCCGGTATCATCCTGCTGCCCCAGAGCCGCAACCTGCCGGACGTGAAAATGACCGACCAGGACGGCCAGCCCGTGGCGATGGACGGGTTGAAAGACAAGTGGAGCCTGCTGTTCTTCGGCTACACCTTCTGCCCGGACATCTGCCCGACCACCCTCGCCCAACTGCGCCAGATCAAAAGCGAACTGCCGCCCGAGGCGGTGGCCAAGTTGCAGATCGTGCTGGTCAGCGTCGACCCGAACCGCGACACGCCCAAGCAACTCAAGCAGTACCTGGGCTACTTCGATCCGCAATTCAAAGGCCTGACCGCCGCCTCGGTGGAAGACCTGCAGAAACTGGCGAATGCGGTAAGCATCCCGTTCATCCCGGCGGACACCAGCAAGCCCAACTACACGGTTGACCACAGCGGCAATCTTGCCGTGATCGGCCCGGACGGTACTCAGCGTGGGTTTATTCGGGCGCCGTTGAATAACCAGAAGCTGGTGGCGCAGTTGCCGGAAATGCTCAAGCGGAAATAG
- the cyoE gene encoding heme o synthase, with protein MATLTGERHSQAIWRDYLELTKPKVVVLMLITSLVGMFLATRAGVPWTVLVFGNLGIALCAGGAAAVNHVVDRRIDAVMARTHKRPLAEGRVSPAAALTFALALAVAGQAMLLVFTNPLTAWLTLASLLGYAVIYTGFLKRATPQNIVIGGLAGAAPPLLGWVAATGHVSAEPLLLVLIIFAWTPPHFWALAIHRKEEYAKADIPMLPVTHGEHYTKIHILLYTLVLLAVSLMPFVIQMSGLIYLVCALVLGARFLQWAVVLYRGSRPHAAINTFKYSIWYLFLLFIALLVDHYLLLSL; from the coding sequence ATGGCAACCTTGACCGGTGAACGCCACAGCCAGGCGATCTGGCGCGATTACCTGGAGCTGACCAAGCCGAAAGTGGTGGTGCTGATGCTGATCACCTCGCTGGTCGGCATGTTCCTCGCCACCCGCGCCGGAGTACCGTGGACGGTCCTGGTGTTCGGCAACCTGGGCATCGCCTTGTGCGCTGGCGGCGCGGCGGCGGTCAACCACGTGGTGGACCGGCGCATCGACGCGGTCATGGCCCGCACCCACAAGCGGCCCTTGGCCGAGGGCCGGGTCTCGCCGGCCGCCGCGCTGACATTCGCCCTGGCGCTGGCCGTCGCCGGCCAAGCCATGCTGCTGGTGTTCACCAACCCGCTGACCGCCTGGCTGACCCTCGCCTCGCTGCTCGGTTACGCCGTGATCTACACCGGCTTCCTCAAGCGCGCGACGCCGCAGAACATCGTCATCGGCGGCCTCGCCGGCGCCGCACCGCCGCTGCTGGGCTGGGTCGCGGCCACCGGTCATGTCAGCGCCGAACCGTTGCTGCTGGTATTGATCATCTTCGCCTGGACCCCGCCGCACTTCTGGGCCCTGGCGATTCATCGCAAGGAGGAATACGCCAAGGCTGATATCCCGATGCTGCCGGTGACCCACGGCGAGCACTACACCAAGATCCATATCCTGCTGTACACCTTGGTGCTGCTGGCGGTGAGCCTGATGCCGTTCGTGATCCAGATGAGTGGCTTGATCTACCTGGTCTGTGCGCTGGTACTGGGTGCACGGTTCCTGCAATGGGCCGTGGTGTTGTACCGTGGCAGCCGGCCGCACGCGGCGATCAACACGTTCAAGTACTCTATCTGGTACTTGTTCCTGCTGTTCATCGCCCTGCTCGTAGACCATTACTTACTGTTGAGCCTATGA
- a CDS encoding COX15/CtaA family protein codes for MAKPGFRLALFATLLALIVVLLGAYTRLTHAGLGCPDWPGCYGFISVPKGEAQLAHAELHFPDTPVEAHKGWNEMVHRYFAGALGLMITALAARAWMNRRRPGQPLKLPLFLLAVVFAQAAFGMWTVTLKLWPQVVTGHLLGGFATLSLLFLLTLRLSGVLPALTVPKRLQHWATAGLLLVIGQIALGGWVSSNYAAVACIDFPTCHGEWMPPADFANGFHLTQHIGPNYLGGQLDSDARTAIHVTHRIGALLVTVVLLGLAWQLKRVGMTRLAGLVLTALAAQITLGISNVVFHLPLPVAVAHNAGGAALLLTLVLVNYHARTSLVRVRHHVPLRWRFNSPKHGVAPITIKGEMPWQP; via the coding sequence ATGGCCAAGCCTGGATTTCGCCTCGCGCTGTTTGCCACGCTGCTGGCATTGATCGTCGTACTGCTGGGCGCCTACACCCGCCTGACTCACGCCGGCCTCGGTTGCCCCGACTGGCCGGGTTGCTACGGTTTCATCAGCGTGCCCAAGGGCGAAGCCCAGCTGGCCCATGCCGAGTTGCATTTTCCCGACACCCCGGTGGAGGCACATAAAGGCTGGAACGAGATGGTCCATCGCTACTTTGCCGGGGCCCTGGGGTTGATGATTACCGCGCTGGCCGCCCGGGCCTGGATGAACCGTCGCCGCCCCGGCCAACCTTTGAAATTGCCGTTGTTCCTGCTCGCCGTGGTGTTTGCCCAGGCGGCGTTCGGCATGTGGACCGTGACCCTCAAGCTTTGGCCGCAAGTGGTCACCGGACATCTGCTCGGCGGCTTCGCGACGTTGAGCCTGCTGTTCCTGCTGACGCTGAGATTGTCTGGCGTATTACCCGCGCTGACCGTGCCCAAGCGCCTGCAACACTGGGCCACGGCTGGGCTGCTGCTGGTGATCGGCCAGATCGCCTTGGGCGGCTGGGTCAGTTCCAACTACGCCGCAGTGGCCTGCATCGATTTCCCGACCTGCCACGGCGAATGGATGCCGCCCGCCGATTTCGCCAATGGCTTTCACCTGACCCAGCACATCGGCCCGAACTACCTGGGCGGGCAACTGGACAGCGATGCTCGTACCGCCATTCACGTAACCCACCGCATCGGCGCATTGCTGGTGACCGTGGTGTTGTTGGGGTTGGCCTGGCAATTGAAGCGGGTGGGCATGACTCGACTGGCGGGGCTGGTCCTCACCGCCCTGGCCGCGCAAATTACGCTAGGTATCAGCAACGTCGTGTTTCATCTGCCGCTGCCGGTGGCCGTGGCCCATAACGCCGGGGGCGCCGCCCTGCTGCTGACCCTGGTACTGGTCAATTATCACGCCCGGACCAGCCTGGTCCGGGTACGGCACCACGTCCCGCTGCGCTGGCGCTTCAATTCGCCTAAACACGGCGTCGCCCCCATCACGATTAAAGGAGAGATGCCATGGCAACCTTGA